The following coding sequences lie in one Chelonia mydas isolate rCheMyd1 chromosome 6, rCheMyd1.pri.v2, whole genome shotgun sequence genomic window:
- the LOC119566386 gene encoding pepsin A-like, which translates to MDMEYYGTISIGTPAQDFTVIFDTGSSNLWVPSVYCSSTACTNHKQFNPSDSYTYKATSQSLSIQYGTGSMTGILGYDTVQVGGIVDTNQIFGLSETEPGSFFYYAPFDGILGLAFPSISSSGATPVFDNMMNEGLVSQDLFSVYLSSNDQTGSFVMFGGIDSSYYSGSLYWIPLSSETYWEITMDSVTMNGETIACFGGCQAIIDTGTSLLAGPSSGISNINSYIGASDGTISCSAMSSLPNIVFTINGIEFPLPASAYITEESGSCISGFESSDVGGLWILGDVFIRQYYVVFDRANNQVALASMA; encoded by the exons ATGGAC ATGGAGTATTATGGAACCATCTCAATTGGTACGCCTGCTCAGGATTTCACTGTCATTTTCGACACCGGTTCCTCCAACCTGTGGGTGCCCTCTGTGTACTGCTCCAGCACAGCCTGCA CAAACCACAAGCAATTCAACCCATCAGACTCCTACACCTACAAGGCCACCAGCCAGAGCCTCTCCATCCAGTATGGCACCGGCAGCATGACTGGAATCCTGGGCTATGACACCGTCCAG GTTGGAGGCATTGTGGACACCAACCAGATCTTTGGTCTGAGTGAAACCGAGCCCGGCTCCTTCTTTTACTACGCCCCCTTTGATGGGATCCTGGGtctggccttccccagcatcTCCTCTTCTGGAGCCACCCCCGTCTTTGACAACATGATGAACGAGGGTTTGGTGTCTCAGGACCTCTTCTCCGTCTACCTGAGCTC caATGACCAGACTGGGAGCTTTGTGATGTTCGGCGGCATCGACTCCTCTTACTACTCTGGGAGCCTCTACTGGATCCCTCTCTCCTCTGAGACTTACTGGGAAATCACCATGGACAG CGTCACCATGAACGGAGAGACCATCGCTTGCTTTGGTGGGTGCCAGGCTATCATTGACACTGGCACTTCTCTGCTGGCTGGGCCCTCTTCTGGCATCTCCAACATCAACTCCTACATCGGCGCCAGCGATGGCACG ATCAGCTGCAGTGCCATGAGCAGCCTGCCCAACATCGTCTTCACCATCAACGGCATCGAGTTCCCTCTGCCCGCCAGTGCCTACATCACTGAA GAGTCAGGCTCTTGTATCTCTGGCTTTGAAAGCAGCGACGTCGGAGGGCTCTGGATCCTCGGAGATGTCTTCATCCGCCAGTACTACGTTGTCTTCGACAGGGCCAACAACCAGGTGGCCCTGGCCTCTATGGCATGA